aaagggtaaGGTTTACATGGAACCTTACACAGCATTTTACcatagaataaaaaatatttgcttATTTAAAATTTGCAAGATGGGAAAGGATATGGCTGCcggtaatttttcttttttcctgatAATGTTAAGAAGAGGCGTTTTAAGTTCACGGTCGTTTAGGCCTGGAATATGGATCctataatagaaaaaaattatgttatCGAGTCAAGATAAATTATCACTTAATATATGTTTTGGTGCTTACTTCAAAGTTCAACCTCTGAATTCCGATTTGGTAAATTAGTACGCCTACAGCTCCCATATCGTCgacctttaaaagaaaatatttactaaatgaATACgataattgaatttttaaattttacttccgTAGTTAGGAATTGCGTTTTTGTGGCTTCCACTGGCATATTTTTACTATCTCTCCACGCGCACTCTTCTTCAAGCTGTTGCGAAGCCTGTCGAGCAAATAGGGTAGGATTAATCAACTGAgcagaaaggaaaagaaaaaataatttttgtttttacatttcTAATGGCTCTTTCTATCTTTGTTGCGGTTGCAAGTGTAGTGATGTCATTGATTCCTGCCTTTAAAAGAGAATGCGTTAATTTTCGCATTTCCGTCGTACGTTACCAAATAGTTGGATAAGTTTTTACTGGTTGTGGAACATTGGCGGTTTTTCTACGAAATAATGTAGTAAGATTTTTGACCGTGTTCTTGCAATTGAGATTCACATTCTGTAAGCGATTTGCGTCCGGAGCTGCAGTGTTACGTTTGTACCTCTTGACTCCATTGGACCATTCCTCCATCTCGTTGAAATGCGGAGAAATGCCTGACGTTATGCCTACTATTTCTACTGCATTGGTAATCTCTTCAGGTTCAACTTGATGACATAAAACTAatgtaacaaacaaaaacaacaccGCAAAGAAAGTACTCCGCATCGCCACAGAAGATTCCATCATGAATCTATAGGttaatcaaacaaaatttgcAATTAGACTTTGAAACATAATAGCGAGAGCAGTCCTACAAACGATTAAACTAATTGCACTGAAGAAAATTATCGCAAAGTACAATAGGGATTCACCACTAACGAGTTACATACAAATTGGCGAAACAAATTTTCTTTACCTGCTTTTACTGTTAGCGTATTACAGTCTAATGAGCAGCTTCTGACTTTCCGTTATTGCGTCGTTCTACATTTTACCACAACGCCTACGTTGGTGGTTGGGGGTGTTTCGATTTCCGATAAAGCAAAGCTACGGTATCATTTACGTGACAAATCGAAAGATTTCCAACCAAGCCATACAATCCATCAGTTTATTCgtgattttttcttcctcctGGCTTGAAATAATTATATCTGATACCTTTTGTATGACACGTGCTTGATGTGAACCACACTCACTAATTGTGTAAAACCATCGCACTGAAAAGAATTCTTGTTACCCTAAGTTGCACTACAACATCTCCATTTACACGAGgtgcaattttcttttgcaatgagaaaaaaataatagagaAACTTAGATTTGTTACCGGTATGTTagtgttttatttattaaattttggCTTATCACATCGTCGTGTTAATTACAAACACTGAATTTAGTTGTTTATACGTAGcttgtttcccttttcccCATCTCCGGAGCAAAAATATAGCTCAGAACAGAGTTcattatttttataaaaaaaataacaacactTGT
The DNA window shown above is from Daphnia magna isolate NIES linkage group LG9, ASM2063170v1.1, whole genome shotgun sequence and carries:
- the LOC116929976 gene encoding uncharacterized protein LOC116929976; this encodes MMESSVAMRSTFFAVLFLFVTLVLCHQVEPEEITNAVEIVGITSGISPHFNEMEEWSNGVKRYKRNTAAPDANRLQNVNLNCKNTVKNLTTLFRRKTANVPQPAGINDITTLATATKIERAIRNASQQLEEECAWRDSKNMPVEATKTQFLTTEVDDMGAVGVLIYQIGIQRLNFEDPYSRPKRP